Proteins from a genomic interval of Pogoniulus pusillus isolate bPogPus1 chromosome 42, bPogPus1.pri, whole genome shotgun sequence:
- the ADGRA2 gene encoding adhesion G protein-coupled receptor A2, giving the protein MRQAAGLGLLLLAAALSTAGAARSCPVQSLGCKCGTERAKTPGGPAPPRRRVVCSGGGLPVPPEPRLLPDGTVTLLLSNNKIAVLENGSFLGLRLLEKLDLKNNLISTVQPGAFLGLPELKRLDLSNNRIGCLSASVFQGLPNLLRLNMSGNIFSSLPPDVFDELPSLRVVDFATEYLTCDCNLRWVLPWARNRSAQISERTICVYPRHLHGFPLRGAPESQLRCAGAPELHTHHLIPSLRQVVFQGDRLPFQCTATYLDNSTQIRWYHNREPVEDDERTGVIVEESLIHDCTFITSELILSNIHVSANGEWECAVSTSQGNVSKKVEIVVLETSASYCPAERVTNNRGDFRWPRTLAGITAYQPCLQYPFAAGPAGTGSAGEKQAWRRCDRAGRWEEGDYSHCLYTNDITRVLYTFVLMPINASNALTLAHQLRVYTAEAANFSDMVDVLYVAQMIEKFIGYVDQIKQLTDVIVEMASNIMLVDDHILWMSQKEEKACTSIVRSLEKIAAHTLGSNSQHMAVNSRNIAFEAYVVKPESYVGLSCVAFQRRDGGPAARSPQAERGAEPVSDQQLRLRCTTGRPNVSLTSFHIKNSIALASIQLPPSLFSSPVPTAPAADCKLQLLVFRNGKLFCSTGNSSRLADDGKRRSVATPVIYAGTYGCGVGNLSEPVAVSLRHPGEGADPVAAYWNFEVLGGMGGWSAEGCQLAAREPNVTSLHCRHLSNVAVLMELSGFPSEARGAVEVLHPAMYTCTAVLLLCLFTTIITYIVNHGTILIPRKGWHMLLNLCFHIAMTAAVFAGGITLTSYLIVCQAVGIILHYSSLSTLLWMAVKARVLYKEVTWKAPQQPDGDMSQPAPRPMLRFYLIAGGIPLIICGVTAAVNIHNYHDNNPYCWLVWRPSLGAFYVPVAFILLVTWIYFLCAGLSLQCQPPRRKEVPEPMEPAARLGGAGDLLTDSGSISVTLNSGLPCPEADGVYSLQVQFWALVTTHALYVALWTFGAMAVSQRWYLNIVFSCLYGITAVGLGLFIFIHHCVRRRDVLNSWFSCCPSYRNALPMQAYVHPGLAPEDGSQVFISCDPEAAHSAASSSSSPSSASSAGGRCKLTNLQVAQSQTDARPATCPEPDATDGKLAGTGRHTSNLHGRRSHPRRTKQCREGKHHRLKMLRGPSSEHPSSESGSLHNSHSESYHSGRNSPGSSGRPGPRVPQDGDMAPSPSEGSDGGRRGPDFGEARRRSASRDNLRQASAGEKEAKRRSYPLNVGSHNGGLKGSKYDINLASADSVAGMKTGLWKSETTV; this is encoded by the exons ATGCGGCAggcagcggggctggggctgctgctgctggcggcGGCGCTGAGCACCGCGGGGGCGGCGCGGAGCTGCCCCgtacagagcctgggctgcaaatgcGGGACCGAACGGGCCAAAACTCCCGGCGGCCCCGCACCGCCCCGACGGCGAGTGGTCTGCAGCGGCGGGGGGCTCCCGGTGCCGCCCGAGCCGCGCCTGCTGCCCGACGGAACCGTCACGCT GCTGCTGAGCAACAACAAGATCGCGGTGCTGGAGAACGGCTCCTTCCTCGGGCTgcggctgctggagaagct GGACCTGAAGAACAACTTGATCAGCACAGTCCAGCCAGGTGCTTTCCTCGGCCTCCCTGAGCTGAAGCGTCT GGACCTCTCCAACAACCGCATCGGCTGCCTGAGCGCCAGTGTCTTCCAGGGGCTTCCCAACCTGCTCAGGCT GAACATGTCTGGGAACATTTTCTCCAGCCTCCCCCCTGATGTCTTCGATGAGCTCCCCTCCCTCAGAGTCGT GGACTTCGCCACCGAGTACCTGACATGCGACTGCAACCTGCgctgggtgctgccctgggctCGCAACCGCTCGGCGCAGATCTCGGAGCGGACAATCTGCGTCTACCCTCGGCACCTGCACGGCTTTCCCCTGCGGGGGGCGCCCGAGAGCCAGCTCCGCTGCG CCGGCGCCCCGGAGCTGCACACCCACCACCTCATCCCGTCGCTGCGCCAGGTGGTGTTCCAAGGGGACCGGCTGCCCTTCCAGTGCACCGCCACCTACCTGGACAACAGCACCCAGATCCGGTGGTACCACAACCGGGAGCCCGTGGAGGACGACGAGCGGACGGGCGTCATCGTGGAGGAGAGCCTCATTCATGACTGCACATTCATCACCAG CGAGCTCATCCTCTCCAACATCCACGTCTCTGCCAACGGCGAGTGGGAATGTGCCGtctccacctcccagggcaacgtCAGCAAGAAGGTGGAGATCGTGGTGCTGGAGACCTCCGCGTCCTACTGCCCTGCCGAGCGGGTCACGAACAACCGCGGGGACTTTCG GTGGCCCCGCACCCTGGCAGGGATCACTGCCTACCAGCCTTGCCTCCAGTACCCCTTCGCCGCGGGGCCGGCTGGCACAGGCTCGGCGGGGGAGAAGCAGGCGTGGCGCCGCTGCGACCGCGCCGGGCGCTGGGAGGAGGGGGACTACTCCCACTGCCTCTACACCAACGACATCACCCGCGTCCTCTACACCTTCGTGCTG atgccCATCAACGCCTCCAACGCCCTGACCCTGGCGCACCAGCTCCGTGTCTACACGGCTGAGGCAGCCAACTTCTCGGACATGGTTGACGTCCTCTACGTGGCCCAGATGATAGAGAAGTTCATCGGCTACGTGGACCAGATCAAGCAG CTGACAGATGTGATCGTGGAGATGGCCAGCAACATCATGCTGGTGGACGACCACATCCTGTGGATGtcacagaaggaggagaaggcttgcACCAGCATCGTCCGCTCCCTGGAGAAGATCGCTGCCCACACGCTCGGCAGCAACTCCCAGCACATGGCAGTG aacTCCCGCAACATCGCCTTCGAGGCGTACGTGGTGAAGCCCGAGAGCTACGTGGGGCTGAGCTGTGTGGCTTTCCAGCGGCGGGACGGGGGTCCTGCAGCTCGCTCCCCCCAGGCTGAGCGGGGGGCCGAGCCCGTGTCCGaccagcagctgaggctgcgCTGCACCACAGGACGCCCCAACGTCTCCCTGACCAGCTTCCACATCAAG AACAGCATCGCCCTGGCCTCCAtccagctgccacccagcctcttctccagccctgtcCCCACCGCGCCGGCGGCCGACTGCAAGCTGCAGCTGTTGGTGTTCCGCAACGGGAAGCTCTTCTGCAGCACCGGCAACTCCTCCCGCCTGGCCGACGACGGCAAACGCCGCAGCGTGGCCACTCCGGTTATCTACGCGGGGACCT ATGGCTGTGGAGTGGGGAACCTGTCGGAGCCTGTGGCTGTGTCGCTGCGGCACCCCGGGGAGGGTGCAGACCCGGTGGCTGCATACTGGAACTTTGAGGTGCTGGGGGGCATGGGGGGCTGGagtgctgagggctgccagctggctgcccGGGAGCCCAACGTCACCTCCCTGCACTGCCGGCACCTCAGCAACGTGGCTGTGCTCATG GAGCTGAGTGGGTTCCCCAGCGAGGCACGAGGAGCAGTGGAGGTGCTGCACCCAGCTATGTACACCTGCACGgccgtgctgctgctctgcctcttcaCCACCATCATCACCTACATCGTCAACCACGG CACCATTCTGATCCCACGGAAGGGCTGGCACATGCTGCTCAACCTCTGCTTCCACATTGCCATGACTGCTGCTGTCTTTGCTGGAGGCATCACCCTCACCAGCTACCTGATCGTCTGCCAGGCA GTTGGCATCATCTTGCACTACTCCTCCCTCTCCACCCTGCTGTGGATGGCAGTCAAAGCCAGGGTGCTTTACAAGGAGGTGACCTGGaaggcaccacagcagccagaTGGGGACATGTCCCAGCCAGCCCCCAGGCCCATGCTGCG GTTCTACCTGATCGCCGGTGGCATCCCCCTCATCATCTGCGGGGTCACAGCAGCTGTCAACATCCACAACTACCACGACAACAACCCCTA ctgctggctggtgtGGCGGCCCAGCCTGGGGGCTTTCTACGTGCCCGTGGCCTTCATTCTGCTGGTCACTTGGATTTACTTCCTCTGCGCCGGGCTCAGCCTCCAGTGCCAACCGCCGCGGCGAAAAGAAGTCCCCGAGCCCATGGAGCCAGCAGCGCGGCTGGGCGGCGCCGGGGACCTGCTGACCGACTCCGGCTCCATCTCGGTGACGCTGAACTCGGGGCTGCCCTGCCCCGAGGCGGATGGTGTCTACTCTCTGCAGGTGCAGTTCTGGGCACTGGTGACCACCCACGCCTTGTACGTTGCCCTGTGGACGTTCGGTGCCATGGCCGTGTCCCAGCGCTGGTACCTCAACATCGTCTTCAGCTGCCTCTACGGCATCACCGCCGTGGGGCTGGGACTCTTCATCTTCATCCACCACTGCGTGCGGCGCCGAGACGTCCTCAACTCCTggttctcctgctgcccctcctaCAGGAACGCCCTGCCCATGCAGGCGTACGTCCACCCCGGGCTGGCACCAGAGGACGGCTCACAGGTCTTCATCAGCTGCGACCCGGAGGCAGCtcactctgcagcctcctcctcctcctcacccagcaGCGCCAGCTCGGCCGGGGGCCGCTGCAAGCTCACCAACCTGCAGGTGGCCCAGAGCCAGACGGACGCTCGCCCAGCCACATGCCCGGAGCCAGACGCCACCGACGGCAAGCTCGCCGGCACCGGCCGCCACACCAGCAACCTCCACGGCCGCAGGAGCCACCCGCGCAGAACTAAGCAGTGCCGGGAGGGGAAGCATCACCGCTTGAAAATGCTGCGGGGCCCCTCCTCGGAGCATCCCTCCAGCGAGAGCGGGAGCCTCCACAACAGCCACTCCGAGAGCTACCACAGCGGCAGGAACAGCCCCGGCAGCAGCGGCCGCCCGGGGCCGCGCGTCCCCCAGGACGGGGACATGGCACCCAGCCCCTCGGAGGGCAGCGACGGCGGGCGGAGGGGCCCCGACTTCGGCGAGGCTCGCCGGAGGAGCGCCAGCAGGGACAACCTGCGGCAAGCCAGCGCCGGGGAGAAGGAGGCCAAGCGCCGCTCCTACCCCCTCAACGTGGGCAGCCACAACGGTGGCCTCAAGGGCAGCAAGTACGACATCAACCTGGCCAGCGCTGACAGCGTGGCCGGCAT